In the genome of Candidatus Ornithobacterium hominis, the window GGCTTCGTTGTAACCAATGTAGGTGTTGTAACGTTCATCTAAGTAATTATTCATCTCTTCTAGCCCAGATTCCATTTCTAGGTCACCACTACCTACAACTAAAAAGTTTATAGGTAAATCAAAAATGGAAATTGCTTGCCATATCGCATCAGCTAGTACATCAACTCCTTTTTGGTCTGTAAATCTTCCGATGAAACTTATCAAAGGGTAATCAGGATTAAACCCATACTTTTGGCACAGATGTTCTTTATTTGCAGCTTTGCCTGATTTAATGTTTTTTACCGTATAATTTTTGACTAAATTTTCATCTGTGGCTGGGTTCCAAACTTGATCATCTATTCCGTTCAGAATTCCTAAACATTTTGATGCTTCTTGCCGAAATAAATCATCTGTGGAGCGACCTTGAGACATTAGCTCTTTCATATACTGCGGGGAAACCGTCGTCACACGCCAAGCACATTTGATGGCAGATGCCATAGCATTTAAATCATTATCCCATACCAATAGCGGGAATTGCCAAACATCAAACCAAGGTAGGTAATCTGCCATATTTTTACCCATGATGCCTTGGTACTCCCCATTATGAATTGTGAAAACACTAGCTATTTCTCTAAATTTAGGAAACTGGTGGCTATACTTCATCATAAAAGGAATAAACCCTGTATGGAAATCATGGCAATGAATCACGCTAGGCAACGCCTTCCATTGATGAATCCAGTTTAAAACTGCGGTCTGAAATGCGATATAAAAATGGTAATCATCATCATAACCATACGGCTGATGGCGATGAGAGAAACCTTCTATCTGAACTAAATACAAAGGAAAATCTAAATCATCATTTTTGAGAATAGTCACATCCAGTAAAGATTTACCAAAGGGCAAAACGGCTTTGTGATCAATCGTTAAATCATGACTTTTAGTAAATTGATTGTAAATATAAGGCATCACCACCATAGCTTCGATGTCTTTTACTTGATTGAGGTATTTGGGCAAAGCTCCCACAACATCTCCTAAACCACCAACTTTGGCGACGGGAAAGCATTCGGCAGAAACGTGAACGATTTTCATTTTAATTTAAGTTTTACTCTCTAAATATACAATTTTTCTGTCAGAATTTCATATTGTATGATGAAAATTTTATGCTTGATTTTGCTTGAAAATGAAAGTTTTAAATCCCCCAAAAGTTTTAGCTTACATCCTATAATCATAAACTGGTCACAAAGTCGGGGGGAGATAAGATTTCGATTAGTTACGGCGAATAACTTCGTTATACTTATTTTCTGAAGTTGTTTGAACTGATAAAACTGTGGCCTTTCTTTCAATTCTATAAATAGCTGATGTTCAGAATCTATTGATTTGAGATAAAAGTATTCTGAACTTGATATTTTTTATAAATTCATTCAAAACTATTTTGTAACTTGCCTCAAAGTTGATTATTGTTGTATTTTATTGGTAATCAACTTCATATGTTAGACTTTAATATTTTGAGTATTTTTTTATAAGGCACTACGGGGGGGGTATAAATAGGTGAAAACTTAAAAACATCGTCATCAAACCTTGTGCTCCAGCAAGCATCCATCTAAAATGATGAAAGGAGGGAAGCAAAAGAGAATGCTAAGAAGGAAGAAATAATTACAGAAGATACAATTATAAATGAGTGCAAAACCAAAATACATCAATAGAGAAATAACGTGGCTGAAATTTAATGCACGTGTTTTACAAGAAGCTCGAGATAAATCCGTTCCATTATTGGAGCGGCTGAGGTTTCTTGGGATTTATTCCAATAATTTAGATGAGTTTTACAAGGTGCGTTATGCCACGGTTTTGAGAGCCTTGCAGCTGGATCACGCTGCTTATTCTAATATCATAGAAGAGCAATCGCTAAAGAGTCTTTTGAGTGACATTCAAGATGTAGTAGAAATGCAGCAGAAATCATATGACGATACATATGAGCAGATTTTGAAAGAAATGGAGCAGGAAAACATCTATTTTTTGGACGATACAGAAGTTGAGGAAAATTTTGCTGAATTTTTGGATAATTTTTATCAAAATAAGCTAAGTCATACGATTGCCATTTATTTATGGGAGCCTAATATTGAAAAAATTCCAGAGTTGAGAGATGAAGCTAACTATTTGGTGGTAAAATTGGGGAATAAAAGAGATGAGAAACCAAAGTCTGAAAATTTTATAAATAAAGTGAAAAAATGGTTTTCAGCAGAGGTTAAGGCTTTACCAACATCTTCTAAAGAAAATACGTATGCTATTATTGAAATTCCGACCCATTTATTTTCCAGATTTGTTGTTTTGCCTAAAAAAGACGGGAAAGATTATATCATTATGCTAGAGGATGTGATTCGCTATAAATTGAAAGAAATTTTTGAAATCTTTGAATTTGACACGATTGAAGCACACTCTTTTAAGGCTTCAAAAGACGCCGAATTAGATTTAGACCAAGATGTACAAAGAAGCTTTATGGATAGGATTTCAAGAAGCGTGGAGGGGCGAAGAAGAGGTGAGCCAGTAAGGTTGGTTTATGATAAAGATATAGCAGAAGACACCCTCAATTACTTGAAGAAAATCCTTCACATCGACCGCTACGATAGTTTATCGCCAGGCGGTAAATATCACAATAAGAGAGACTTTATTGGTTTTCCTAATTTAGGTAAAAAGCATTTAGAGTACGAAAAAATAAAGCCTTTGGTTCCGCCTGCATTGAGAAATGTGAAAAGTTACATCAGAGAAATAGAGAAAAGAGACCACTTGATTTATGCTCCATATGCTGATTTTTCGATTTTACTTAAATTTTTGAGGCAAGCAGCGATAGACCCCAAGGTAGAATCCATTAAAATTACAGCCTATCGTGTAGCGAGTGAATCGCAAATTATGAGTGCACTAGTCAATGCAGCCAAAAATGGAAAAAAAGTAACAGCCGTTTTGGAACTAAGAGCACGTTTTGATGAAGCAAATAATGTTAATTGGTCAAAAATCTTACAAGA includes:
- the ppk1 gene encoding polyphosphate kinase 1; translation: MSAKPKYINREITWLKFNARVLQEARDKSVPLLERLRFLGIYSNNLDEFYKVRYATVLRALQLDHAAYSNIIEEQSLKSLLSDIQDVVEMQQKSYDDTYEQILKEMEQENIYFLDDTEVEENFAEFLDNFYQNKLSHTIAIYLWEPNIEKIPELRDEANYLVVKLGNKRDEKPKSENFINKVKKWFSAEVKALPTSSKENTYAIIEIPTHLFSRFVVLPKKDGKDYIIMLEDVIRYKLKEIFEIFEFDTIEAHSFKASKDAELDLDQDVQRSFMDRISRSVEGRRRGEPVRLVYDKDIAEDTLNYLKKILHIDRYDSLSPGGKYHNKRDFIGFPNLGKKHLEYEKIKPLVPPALRNVKSYIREIEKRDHLIYAPYADFSILLKFLRQAAIDPKVESIKITAYRVASESQIMSALVNAAKNGKKVTAVLELRARFDEANNVNWSKILQDEGVQVIFGVADLKVHSKIGLVTYREKEEKKKIAFISTGNFHEKTARIYTDYTLLTSHKEISEEVSEVFDFFESNYKVKKYKHLILSPHEMRYKIEEKINREIENKKKGFPAQINIKVNSLSDKKMIDKLYKANKVGVEVRLVVRGICCLIPGIKGLSENIKAISVVDKFLEHPRLYWFKNGGEDEVYISSADWMPRNIDHRVEVGCPILDPQLKKEVMNTFELSFTDNVKGRIHNNTLDEIYQENELPPNRSQVSIYNYYKNLYQ
- a CDS encoding glycogen synthase, with the translated sequence MKIVHVSAECFPVAKVGGLGDVVGALPKYLNQVKDIEAMVVMPYIYNQFTKSHDLTIDHKAVLPFGKSLLDVTILKNDDLDFPLYLVQIEGFSHRHQPYGYDDDYHFYIAFQTAVLNWIHQWKALPSVIHCHDFHTGFIPFMMKYSHQFPKFREIASVFTIHNGEYQGIMGKNMADYLPWFDVWQFPLLVWDNDLNAMASAIKCAWRVTTVSPQYMKELMSQGRSTDDLFRQEASKCLGILNGIDDQVWNPATDENLVKNYTVKNIKSGKAANKEHLCQKYGFNPDYPLISFIGRFTDQKGVDVLADAIWQAISIFDLPINFLVVGSGDLEMESGLEEMNNYLDERYNTYIGYNEAFARLVYAGSDFMVMPSRFEPCGLNQFYTLRYGGVPMVRTVGGLLDSIIDFGDEGGTGIRFIHLSSEDLLHAFQRAMHLHEDEKNFLSLKKNNMKKDFSWQKSAEKYINLYQDLIN